Proteins from a single region of Hymenobacter aquaticus:
- a CDS encoding DUF2147 domain-containing protein, which translates to MKKTLFLCLALLLGFTGIASAQKLSPLGIWTNEEKKATFEIYQQGDKLYGKIVSLTVPNDPATGKPKLDSQNPDPKLRNRPRLGLVFMKDFKKDSENKWDDGTIYNPEDGKTYSCYMKVLNANTMEVKGYIGFSLIGKSQTWTRVK; encoded by the coding sequence ATGAAAAAAACCCTGTTCCTCTGCTTGGCGCTCCTGCTGGGCTTCACCGGCATTGCTTCGGCCCAAAAACTCTCGCCCCTGGGCATCTGGACCAACGAAGAAAAGAAAGCAACCTTCGAAATCTACCAGCAAGGCGACAAGCTCTACGGCAAAATCGTGTCGCTGACCGTGCCCAACGACCCGGCCACGGGCAAGCCCAAGCTCGACTCGCAGAACCCCGACCCCAAGCTGCGCAACCGCCCCCGTCTGGGCCTAGTGTTCATGAAGGACTTCAAAAAGGACAGCGAGAATAAGTGGGACGATGGCACCATCTACAACCCCGAAGATGGCAAAACCTACTCCTGCTACATGAAGGTCCTCAACGCCAACACGATGGAGGTAAAAGGCTACATCGGCTTCTCGCTGATTGGCAAGTCGCAGACCTGGACCCGGGTGAAATAA
- a CDS encoding DUF2147 domain-containing protein has translation MKTLLLGLLLFLACSFGAVAQTVVPIGIWADDTGETHIEIYRCGDKLCGRLVWLREPQETNTGRPKTDLRNPDPGKRTQLLHHLTVLHSLRYNAGADRWEDGEIYDPQNGRTYSCYLSLINKDKVEVKGYIGFALIGRSHYWSRVR, from the coding sequence TTGAAAACGCTCCTGCTCGGTCTGCTGCTCTTCCTGGCCTGCTCCTTCGGAGCCGTGGCCCAAACGGTAGTTCCCATTGGCATCTGGGCCGACGACACGGGCGAAACCCACATCGAAATCTACCGCTGCGGCGACAAGCTCTGCGGCCGGCTGGTGTGGCTGCGCGAGCCCCAGGAAACCAACACCGGCCGCCCCAAAACCGACCTGCGCAACCCCGACCCGGGCAAGCGCACCCAGCTGCTGCACCACCTGACCGTGCTGCACAGCCTGCGCTACAATGCCGGGGCCGACCGGTGGGAAGACGGCGAAATCTATGACCCGCAGAACGGCCGCACCTATTCCTGCTACTTGAGCCTGATCAATAAGGACAAGGTGGAAGTGAAAGGCTACATCGGGTTTGCCCTTATTGGCCGCTCCCACTACTGGTCGCGGGTGCGGTAG